In one window of Denticeps clupeoides chromosome 2, fDenClu1.1, whole genome shotgun sequence DNA:
- the spag6 gene encoding sperm-associated antigen 6 codes for MTQRQVLQAFEQYQRSRTQFVQTVAELATRPQNIETLQHAGVVSLLRPLLLDGVPTIQQTAALALGRLANHSDDLAEAVVKGGILPQLVYSLAEQNRFYKKAAAFVLRAVAKHSPELAQAVVDCGALDALVLCLEEFDPGVKEAAAWALGYIARHNAELSLSVVEAGAVPLLVLCVQEPEIAVRRIAASSLSDISKHSPELAQTVVDTGAIAYLAQMILNPDAKLKRQVFSALSQISKHSVDLAEMVVEAEVFPAALACLKDPDEYVRKNVATLMREIAKHTPELSQMVVNCGGVAAVIDYLGDSRANVRLPGIMMLGYVAAHRENLAMAVIVSRGVSQLAICLVEEPEDHIKAATVWAFGQIGRHTPEHARAVASANVLPKLLDLYMDPGSSEDLQAKSKRALKGILQKCTHLPALEPLLCDAPSNILKHVACQFSKILPHDSQARRLFVTSGGLKKVQEIEAEAGSALQEHINSINNCFPAEIVRYYSPGYSETLLEKVEKYQPA; via the exons ATGACGCAGCGCCAGGTCCTGCAAG CGTTCGAGCAGTACCAGAGATCCAGGACCCAGTTCGTCCAGACGGTCGCCGAGCTGGCGACCAGGCCCCAGAACATCGAGACCCTGCAGCATGCTG GTGTCGTGTCCCTTCTGAGGCCTCTTCTGCTGGACGGGGTCCCTACCATCCAGCAGACAGCAGCCTTAGCACTCGGAAGGCTTGCCAACCACAGCGATGACCTGGCTGAGGCTGTGGTGAAGGGAGGAATTCTTCCTCAGCTCGTGTACTCCTTGGCTGAACAGAAT CGCTTTTACAAGAAGGCAGCAGCTTTTGTGTTGCGGGCCGTGGCCAAGCATTCTCCAGAGCTGGCCCAGGCTGTGGTGGACTGTGGAGCGTTGGATGCTCTGGTCCTCTGCCTGGAGGAATTTGACCCTGGGGTCAAAGAGGCTGCCGCTTGGGCACTGGGCTACATTGCTCGACACAATGCAG AGCTGTCCCTGTCAGTCGTGGAGGCGGGGGCCGTGCCCCTGTTGGTTCTCTGCGTCCAAGAGCCAGAGATCGCCGTGAGGAGGATTGCCGCTTCGTCCCTCAGTGACATTTCCAAGCACTCCCCAGAGCTGGCCCAGACCGTGGTGGACACCGGTGCCATAGCCTACCTGGCACAGATGATTCTCAACCCGGACGCCAAGCTTAAG AGGCAAGTGTTCTCGGCGCTCAGCCAAATCTCCAAGCACTCCGTGGATCTGGCAGAGATGGTGGTGGAGGCCGAGGTCTTCCCTGCCGCGCTGGCTTGCCTCAAGGACCCCGACGAGTACGTGAGGAAGAACGTCGCCACCCTGATGCGCGAAATCGCCAAGCACACCCCCGAG CTGTCCCAGATGGTGGTGAATTGTGGCGGGGTGGCGGCTGTCATTGATTACCTCGGGGACTCCAGGGCCAACGTGCGCCTCCCCGGCATCATGATGCTCGGCTATGTGGCCGCACACCGTGAAAACCTCGCCATGGCTGTCATCGTGTCCAGG GGCGTTTCCCAGCTGGCCATCTGCCTGGTGGAAGAGCCCGAGGATCACATCAAGGCTGCAACCGTGTGGGCGTTTGGGCAGATCGGTCGGCACACGCCGGAGCACGCCCGCGCGGTGGCCTCCGCCAACGTCCTCCCTAAGCTGCTAGACCTCTACATGGACCCCGGCAGCTCGGAAGACCTGCAGGCGAAG TCAAAGAGGGCGCTGAAGGGCATCCTGCAAAAGTGCACCCACCTGCCAGCGCTGGAGCCCCTGCTGTGCGACGCCCCCAGCAACATCCTCAAGCACGTGGCCTGTCAGTTCAGCAAG ATTCTACCTCATGACAGCCAGGCCCGCCGTCTGTTCGTCACCAGCGGGGGACTGAAAAAGGTCCAGGAGATCGAAGCCGAGGCCGGCTCGGCTCTCCAGGAACACATCAACTCGATAAACAACTGTTTCCCAGCGGAGATTGTCAG ATACTACTCGCCAGGCTACTCCGAGACACTGctggaaaaagtggaaaaatatCAGCCAGCGTGA